TTTATATTTGCTCTCTGATATCCTGCCATATAGCAAGACTAGATTTGTACATTTGGATTTAATACGAGtagcaaatttacagaatttttgcAAATTCAATGATTCGCATGAAGCAACGAAAATGAGGACAGACTCCCCACGAAGCGGACGAAAACAAAGCATAAAGCTCCACATTTTTGGACGACATTCACAGGCCCTTTCacgctctcactctctcattctcactTTTTCTCAAAACGTTTCAACTACCTTCCCTGATGAccagagaaacatttagagggtgtgagagtgaacaagaatgagagtgctAGGGAATGAAAAACACTCCCCTcgattttttttcaaagcaaatagGCAGGAAATGTAATTCATTGCCCTAAAAAACAATAGACCAAAAATGAACGGAAACATTAGTCTGAaccatttttggcccattagcACATGTCTAATTTGTATATCTATTACTTCCCATCCATAGTAAGGGTCTCTCTGTTCCTTTAACAGCTACAGCTCCAGCTTGTCTAAAGACCTCCTTTTCAGTGCTCTCTTTCTCTGGAATATATAATTTACTAGTATCTTCCAAGAGATGATAATAGATAATTTTGATATGTAAATACTATATGAATTATCATTTTAGATTGTATAATTAGCTTACATATAAGCCCCTTATTAGACAGTTCAGTAGTTATTTCGATTAATTAAACCTATAGATCTATATAAGCAAATGTGTATTACAGAGTGATGTAagttgtacagtatatataacgTATAAGTGTTACAGTGACTAATACACTAAAACTAGATTACAAGCTTGCAgacagggccctctttacctgatgtattgatttatcttagtctgtcagttctagttttgtcattccccttgaatatatgtattgtaagaagcgcagcataaattgttggtgctatataaataaaagtaaataataataaaacacccaatagatatgtagatatatatatatttttattgacagTAAACCTCACACATCTCTGAAGAAATAAAGTCACAGACTTCAAACAGACGAATAAAAGCTGTAAGCCAGCAGCAGtctaaaaagagagagaggcaaTAAGAAGAGGGGAAGAAGAGAGTGGAGAAGGGGTTATAAAGTAAAGGATAAAGGGAGGACAGAATAGGGAGAGCGATGGAGAGTGAAAGatacaaacaaaataatctACTAGTAGGCAGGGTGTTGGAACTGATGCCCTGCAGTATATTCCTTGTATCAGCAAGTGTCTCCATTTTCTCTTacatttctttcttctgtcgCCTGGATTCAAAGGTTTGGAGAGGCTTGATTCAAAAAGTGACGAGCGTATAAATCAAACTGAGAAATGAGTAGATATCAGGACAATGAATGAGATAAagggaaacacacacacaaattatgaGAGAGATTGGGAAAGACAATGGGATAGGGtaggagagagacagagggcgTTATAAGTAAGCCATTTAGGAGGTGTTGGTGGACAGTAAAGGATGTTATGTAACCGGAAGTGAAACAGTGATTTTAGTGGGAGTGCATGGTGTGTAGAAACAGgacagtgtgttttttttctgttttaaaggaGCAATAATTCACattagaagaaggtggtgagtgtgtgtgattaatttGCCAGTATACAGAGACTGACTATAGACAAGGCAGACTGGGTGGGGGCATTTATGAAAGGGCCAAGTACAATTCACTCACCATCAGAGGCACAGCATCCTACGCGCTGACATAACGTACAGTGGCCCCCACCCTGAGTGCGAGGAAGAAGTGTTATTAGCACAGGATGCTGCATATTTAGAACTGGGATAGATACTGCATGTTTAGTAGGTAGAAACTGGTTTATTCTAAAACTGCTTAGTACACAATACAGGATTCATTTCTTGAAGTGCTAATAGTGGAATGTGTTGTATGGATTATttgtcaataaataataaaatatatagtctattttttaacacagttaataaaagtgttagtgCAAGATGTAACTGATCATTGACCATCTCATGCTTACTCTTTATCCTTTGAGATCCCTCACATCTCCTTAGCTACAGTATCTTCTCCATTTCTCGGTCTACCTCCTACTTATTCTACTGCACATGCCTGTCATGCTACTGCCACTTATTAGGCAGCTCATTCAATTACTGAAGTGTCTCTTCTGCCTATGTTTCATCCAAGTCACTAATGAACACTACATTTAAACCCACCACTAccattttctatttcttttctcAATACTCACCTGTACAAGTAGTAGAAGAAAGATAGCAGGTAGAATGCCAGTTTACACCAGGCCTCCTTTTGACAGTAATTTAAGATATCCACATTCATTATGGATACTGGATCAAACATTGCTTCTGAGCCGTCTGCAGGCCGGTGGAAGTACCTGTGATATATTTCCCAGAGGTTTGTGTTAATGATATGCAATCATACCTTTAAGTGCTTCCTAATGCATAATTTGAATAAACTCTAAAATAGAACATGTACCACAGGTATGGCAATTACATATAAAGCTAACTTGTGGCTGGCTAGTGAGGTCATTATAACATCAATCGCACTATTTGCACTTGGCTAATTTAAAAGTTGCCGCCCTCTTCTTCCATGGTCTGGCATTTGTTGCCACTTATAGGCTGCTTGAAGGAGCCAATCAGTGCCAGGATGTTGCCCCCATTTAAATAAACGTGAACATGTTCCACGCATGTGTACATGGGTCTGGACAGACCCCCATACGTAGCATTTGTTGAGCCAGCACTGGATCTGACTGGAGGTGTGTATGTCACATATACAGAGATCTCCTGCACTGTAAGTAGCTATTGTGTGAGGGCTTGTAAACAGAGATCATGGGCAAGGAAGCACTGAGGAAGGTGCATTACAACCAGGCTCCCCCGTAACCGAGGTGCTGAGAGGGGTCGTATAAAATAGGCTACACGCAAGTCAGTTTCTGTTTTATTgggagtgtgtattagtgtaaggtgctagagtgagtgtatgtaacCATATGGTGTTATACCATGTGTGTCAGTATACAGTGTTAGTATAAGTTTGTGTACTAgtctttgtgtaagtgtgtaaatTACTTATGGGAGTGGTCCCAGTGAGGGGCCATTGGCTTTACTACTCCCCcccgggccagaaggtgccagaacctattttatttacaaagatgTGCAAGAAGGGGTAGCGTAATGGTATGAAGTAGCCTTGCCCACCTAAGGGAGAGGTGTCAAAGAAATCCTACACGTGTCTCATTAACACTAGGGTCACACCTGATCATGGGAGGCTATAAAAGGGAGGGcttttttctgtataatataccccccccgagTGCAAACTAACTTTAAAAACAACATACAGCACTGTGAAAATTTTTGCcccttaccatttttttttgcatatttgtcttacttaaatgtttcagattatcAAACtagttttaatattagacaaatataacctgagtaaacacaaatgcagtttttaaatgatttcatgtatagaaggacATCCCTAGCCGTCGTTGCTATCTTCCTTGTAGCGAAATGGGCAGCCGCTCCGATTCTCAAAGTAAAGATGCTCCTTTGTAAATTCAACAATGGCGAATATGAAATGTTTAGGGAAGTAACGCTATACAAAGGGAAGTAACACactacaaaatattacaatttacaaTTCAACCCCTGTAAGTCAATGTAAAATTGCAGTTCCAATCATTTTCATAAAATTTGATTAGTCCATCCAgtgaaaaataagcaaaaatagaagaaaccggaaaggggcaattactttttccatAGCACTGTATATAAAGATGACAGGTGAGATTTATTTCTGGAAGTTTCAGGTAATCAAGTAGAGAAACCCTTACAATAAGTATCCACCTAAATAAAGCATTATAAAGATAGAAAGCTTAAGTCAGAAGACGAACCTACCTCCAGAGATGGTAGAATAAGAGAGGTATGTTCAGACCAAGGGTAACCCATTCAGCAGCACACATAAACATCAGGCAGAAAAGACCATGGATGCAGTACTCAGGCACTACAAGCTGAGGA
The nucleotide sequence above comes from Spea bombifrons isolate aSpeBom1 chromosome 10, aSpeBom1.2.pri, whole genome shotgun sequence. Encoded proteins:
- the CNIH2 gene encoding protein cornichon homolog 2 isoform X2 encodes the protein MAFTFAAFCYMLTLVLCASLIFFIIWHIIAFDELRTDFKNPIEQGNPSRALVVPEYCIHGLFCLMFMCAAEWVTLGLNIPLLFYHLWRYFHRPADGSEAMFDPVSIMNVDILNYCQKEAWCKLAFYLLSFFYYLYRVGATVRYVSA
- the CNIH2 gene encoding protein cornichon homolog 2 isoform X1, which codes for MAFTFAAFCYMLTLVLCASLIFFIIWHIIAFDELRTDFKNPIEQGNPSRARERVKNVERICCLLRKLVVPEYCIHGLFCLMFMCAAEWVTLGLNIPLLFYHLWRYFHRPADGSEAMFDPVSIMNVDILNYCQKEAWCKLAFYLLSFFYYLYRVGATVRYVSA